The nucleotide sequence GGTAGCCGTGAGTGAAATGGAAAGAGGAACATTCCCTTTGGCAAGAAGGCTGATAAAATTGGACATGTTCCCGCCCGGGCAGGCCGCCACTAAGATCATTCCAAGAGCCAGACCGGGATGTGGGCGTAAAATATAAAGTAATCCTACCGTAAGAGCGGGCAATAATACTAATTGGGAAAACAGACCGACAATGGCAGCCTTGGGCTGTTTTCTTAAATTCGTAAAGTCCGCGAGGGTCAGTTCCAAAGAGACCCCGTACATGATGAGTCCCAAACAAATATTCAAGACAAAGAGCCCCGCCGGACTGAAATTCAATTTGACTAAATCGAAATCTTGCATGTATTTCCTTGAACGGACAAATGTCCGCTCCCGTTTAATATTTTATGATTTTTTAAATTATATTTTAGTCCGTCCAGGTGACTAAAATTTCCCTTGGACCGGAGAATGGTAATCTTCCATGGGAAACCGAATAATTGTCTATCAAAAGTATATCTCCCTTTTGCCAGGAGAATATGGACAAATGTTTCCAAAATGTACGGCTTACCTTGCCGATCTCGGAAACGCTGATCTCGGAATCGTCCCCGAAGACCACATTCGTATCTTGGTCCTTAGGTTCCACAAGCATCTTCTTTAAGAATGTGAGAACGTACAACACGCCGGCCAGGATTGCGCTACGAATTGTGCCTTGCTGCTTTAGGATTTTTGCATATTCTAATCTGGCTGCGTCTTGGTGGAATACTTGGCTATGATTATGCCATGCTTTTGTTTTTGCTATCGGATGTTTTCTGACCGCAACCTGCTTATTTGTGAGTTTTAATCCGTCTTCAGGAAGCCATTCAACTTGGAATCTTTGTTGTGCAGCAATCTTCTCCACCTGTTTTTTTTCTTTAGTAGAGAACATCTCGTCCCAACGTTTTGTTTTCCAAAGATTATACCGTGAGGCGCTTGGACCGTCATATTTACGGATGTATTTGACCCCTTTGGTTTCAAATTTTTTTATTAGATCGGGATCCATGTCCTCGTATATTTTGCGGAGATCCGCGATGGGAGTTTCTCCATGTTCTTTGGGGGCAACAGCGCAGAAGAACATCAACTTTCGGGGAGGTTTGTCTAAGAAACTCATCTCCGCATGTTGCATAATCGGATAATGAGGGGGAAGTTCGCTCGCAGTGTGTACAAACTGCGTAACTTTGTTCCTGGGGGAAGTTCCCAAATAATCCGTTTTTAGATTTTTATCTAAGCTAAGTGCGACGTCTTCGAATTCTTGTGCGGAAGAGATCCGGAAACCTCGGAATAATATTGCCCCATATTCCAATAGATCCGCTTCTACGGATTTTTTATTTTTGGAAACCCATGCAGGTAAAAACCCCGGCTCTAAAGCGTTCGTGTCACCAGGCCCGTAAATTCTGGGGAGTTCCCTTCCTGGGAAAAAAGATCTTTCTACCCTGCCTAGACCTTTCGGCTTAGTTTTGTTAGGGGAAACTTTCTTAATTGCGGATTTGCCGGATCGGGAAACTGTATTTGTTTTCATGTTAGTTCTCCCCTTAGAGAATGAAAACTTTTATAAAACTACAGAATGGAAAGGCAAGTCTTTTCATTTCCGCCTTGATTCAACGGTTTCATCTAAAATACCTATATCATGAGTTTTAGCGCCGGAGAAAGAAAATGAACGTTTCACTTTCTAAGGAAGGTCCTGTTTTTTCCAGGCTTGTTTACGGATGCTGGCGAATACATACCGATCCGAAAGGAGCAGGGACTGATCGAATTTTAGAAAAGATAGAAGTTTGTATTCAATCCGGGATTGATACGTTCGATCATGCGGATTTATATGGTGAATACGAGAACGAGGAGAGATTCGGTACGGCATTAAAAATCAGACCGGATATTAAAGAGAAAATAAAGATAGTTACTAAGGCTGGGATCCAACTTCCTGGGCCGAATCGCCATGGGATCACAATAAAACATTATGATACGTCCGCGAATTATCTGGTCCATTCTGCGGAGAATTCATTAAGAAAATTGAATGTAGATAAGATAGACCTGCTTCTGATACATAGGCCTGACCCTCTTATGGATGCGGACGAGATCGCTAAAGCATTTAGCTCCCTAAAAGAAAGCGGTAAAGTTTTGTATTTCGGAGTTTCCAATTTCACTCCTTTTCAGTTTTCATTATTGCAGTCCAGATTGGATTTTCCTTTGGTTACGAACCAAGTGGAATTCCATCCGTTCCATACGGATCCTCTTGTGAATGGAGTATTCGATCAGGCACAAGAATTGCGAATTAAACCGATGATCTGGTCTCCTACGGCAGGTGGTCGAGTTTTTCGACCTAAAAGGGAACAAGAAACCGTTTTATATAATACATTGGAAGATCTTGCAAAGAAGAAGGATACTAGTCCGGACGCGGTCTTATTCGCTTGGTATCTTTTTCATCCTGCAAATTTGGTCCCAGTTTTAGGGACGAACGATCCCGACCGTATCAGATCGGCTGCAAAATCAGTTCATCTTCGGCTGGAAAAAGAGGAATGGTTCCGCATTTTAGAGGCAGGAACAGGTAAAAGAGTTCCGTGATACAAAAAAATGACAACATAAGAGAATTCTAATCAGAATATAATACTTATATTTATACTACTCGTTCGATATCAAAACGGAGAGAATTCAAAATGAAAATCGAACAAGGCAAAAAGGGACTTCCCCTTTTGGTAGGGATCTTATGGTTCCTATTCAACTGTAACGGGGAGAAAATGGTACATACGGAAAGTTTACTGGGACTGATCCAGAAACCGGACCAAACGAAAACAAGTGCAAGCTACTCGGATCTTGCAGTCATTGATACTGTAAACGGCACGGGAAATTTTTCCGTTCTTACTTATAATGTGGCCGGATTATTAGAACCTTTTTCCAGCTCGAATCCAAGTGAGAATACTCCTTATATGGGACCTTTGATGACACCGTTCGATCTGGTGGTGGTCCAAGAAGATTTCAATTATCATGCGAGTCTGTATGCAAATGACGTACATCCACATCGATCCGCTACTAGCGGTGGAATGGGTATCGGAGACGGTTTGAACACTCTTTCTTATTTTCCATTTTCGGATTTCCAAAGAGTGGATTGGAACGCTTGTAACGGAACGGATTGTCTGACTCCTAAGGGATTTACTTTGGCTAGGCATAAAGTAGCGCCCGGGGTATTTATAGACGTATATAATTTACATACGAATGCCAGTACGGGAGAAGCGGATCTGGCGGCAAGAAGATCCAATATATTACAAATTCTGAATTTTATCGGAACTAATTCTGCGGGAAATGCAGTGATCGTCTTGGGAGATACAAACACCCGATATACCAGATCGGGAGACAATATCCGGGAATTTATCAATCAAGGATTTACGGATGTTTGGATCCAGATGATCCGGGGAGGATCGTATCCTACACAGGGAGGAGATGCCTTGACGGACTGCGAGGGACATAGGACAAGTGCAGGCTGTGAGGTGGTGGATAAAATATTATACCGCGGAAATTCCTATATCTCCTTATCACCTAGCTCTTATTTGGTAGAAGACGCAAGATTCGTTCATCCTGTAACCGGAGTTCCTCTTTCCGACCATTACGCGATTTCTTCCACATTCAATTATTCTCTTTTACAGAATTTATCGTTTAGTGACGCATTCGGCGGGCCTCATGGAACTGCGTTCAACGATGTGGATTCTCTCCCTTCTTCTCCTTCCGCGTCTAAAATAAGTCTAAGATCCGGATCCAGGGTGGATGCTGTGTCCTTACAATTGACGAATGGAACCGTCTTAAGTCATGGAGGAACGGGAGGAAGTTTACAAACTCTGACTTTGGGAACGGGAGAGTATTTAGACCAAGTAAAACTTTGTAGCGGTCAAAAAAACGGTCATACAAGGATTTTTTATGCTCAATTTCGCACAAACCTAGCAAGATTCCTCACCGGAGGTTCAAACACTTCCAGTTGTGTTACATACTCCGCTCCTAACGGTTGGGGGATAGTAGGATTCCATGGAAGAAGCGGAAGCGAAGTTGATAAACTCGGAGTGATCTTTGCTCCGATTCCATAAATAGATTTGAAAGTATTTCGGCCGAACATTCGATAAAAACCGAAGAAATAAAAAGCGATCCATTTGTTTCTAATAGAAAGTTTCCTAAATATGTCCGAGGTTCGAAGAGGGACGTATAGGATTTTTAGGAGAAATGAATGTTTCGCTTTCTAACTTCAATTTTAATCGTATCTTTCTTTTTCGTCTGTAAGGCCGAAAATTCCAAAAAACAATCCGAGGAACTTTCCGATGTTCGTTCGGGATCCGTATCGGCTCCTATGCCGTCAGCGGACGAACAACCGATGCAAGAAGCCGAGAAAAAAATTAGCGGCAGAGCGGGTGAAAGGGAAGAGTCACCGGAAGATCAAATCAAAACCTTTGCGACACCCAAGATCGGTAGCCTAAAGATAGGCCGCCTTTTGGAATATAAGGTAGATCTAAATTTCGAGACGAAAGATTTTATAGCTGCTCGAAAATTCCTATTGGAACTCTCCGGCAAGTATGGATTCGTACAGAGCGAAAATCTTCGAAACTGGGGAGGAGATACCGAACCGAGTATGACCGCAGTTATTCACGTAAAGTCATCCGATCTATATCAAGTTTTGATGGAACTGGAGAAGTTGGGCACACTCACTTCCGAAAATATCCAAGTAGAAGATCATACAGAGAATTATACGTTAGAACAGATCCATTCCAGAAGGGAAAAGATCCGGATTGCAAGAAGAACGGAACTAGGCGCCAGATCCACTCCTAAAAACGCGGCTGAGATCGATGAGATGCTTGGACAGTCGGAAGATTCCGCAGACTCCGCAGAATTCGAAAAATGGAAAATACTAGATAGAGTGAACTGGGCAAAGATCAGTATACATTTGTACGGTCCTAAAAAACCGAAAGCAGTGGAAGTTCCCAGTTTCGGAGATGCGTTTATCGATCTGGCTAGTCTCGGATTAAAACTTCTTCTGTATCTGATCTATATCCTTCCCTTAGGATTGGTTGTATTTGGGATTTTCTACCTAGTTAAATATGTGAAGAATCGTCTAAAATAATAGAATGGGGCTTCGCGCCCCGTCCTAATTATTTTGTTTCCGGGGAAGCTATGGTTTTTAGCCTAGAAGAAAACGGTTTGGGGAAAAGAATGCCTACTCTGGAAGAAGCTCAAAAAGAAATTATCGCCGAGTTCTCGGAGGCGGCAGACTGGGAAGAAAGATACCAGATGCTGATCGAGATAGGGGACGAGCTTCCTATTCTGTCCCCCGAATTAAAAACGGAAGATAGATTAGTCCCGGGTTGCCAGTCCAGGGTTTGGGTCGTTCCGGAAGAAAAAGAAGGCAAATTATTCATCCAAGCGGATAGCGATTCCGCGATCACAAAAGGGATGATCGCATTACTATTACGGGTATTTTCGGGAAGAACAAGAGAAGAGATCAAGTCAGCATCCTTGGAGTTCCTAAAAGAGATCGGTTTGGACAAACATCTTTCCATGAGCCGCAGAAACGGTCTTTATTCCATGGTAAATAAAATTAGAAGTTTCTAATATTTTTAACTAATATAAGGTTCGTTGGGGATCTCGTTCGGGTTTTTCTTTCTTGCAGGGAAATGTTTGGCAAGTTCCCCCGTGAGTTCCTTAATTCCTACGAGTATCGCATCCTTGGGAGCACCGGATTTGAAACCCTCTCCAATTTTGGAAGAGATCGAATTCAATTTTTCTTGTCCTATCCTTTTGTAGATCCCACGATCGGCCAAGGTTACGATCTTCTTTTCGGAAAGAAGAATATAGATCAATATCCCTGTATTTTCTTCCGTATCCCAAACTTTTAAAAAAGAGAACATTTCCACCGCTCGATCTCTTGCGGTTTTACCGGAGAACACTTGGAATGGAGAGATCTTTGTCTCGATAGCGACCTTTAATTCTCCTCTATGGGTCTTTTCCGAGTCGGAGACCGCAGAAGTGATCTCTTTCAGATCTTTGGGACTAAAATATTTTCTTAATAAAGTAAAACCTGATAAAGGTCCGTTCCCGATCCTAAATAGGTCCAGGAAACCCGCAAAAATATTGCGTATCAGTCTTTCGGTTAAAGAAGGATATCTGCTCATAAGAATCACCAATCCGAAGAGGATCCTCCTCCGCTAAAATCTCCTCCGCCCCCGCTAAAAGAGTCACCGGAAGAAGAGGAACTCCAGCCTGAATCGCTGGAACTATAGGAACTCCAAGAGCCCCCGGACCATCCCCCTCCGCCAGAACCTGGATTTTTGGCCGCTATGTATATGATACAAAGTAGTATGAAGAAGATTACCAAAAGTGGAAGCATGATTTCTAAAGAAAAACCTAATAATCCTCCCACCCAATACCCTAGATAAGTTGCTACTCCTGCCTGGAGTAAGCTGAATAATTTTTTGAATAAGAAACCTACTACAATTCCGATTACGACCAATGCGCCGATATAAAGTCCGAAATAATCGTCTTCCGTTGCCGAGCTTGATTCATAACTGGTGGAGCTCGGTTCCGGCAAAGGTTCTCCGTCTATAAGTCCGAGAATTTTATCGATCCCTTGGTCGATCCCTTCGAAATATTTACCTTCCTTGAATAAGGGTCTAACGTACTCCAACTGAATCCGTTTGCTGATTACATCAGGGATGGCACCTTCTAACCCTCTTCCGATCTCAAAACGCATTTTACGATCGTCTTTTGCGATTAGGAAAATGACCCCATCCGCTATTCCTTTTCTTCCTATTTTCCAATTTTCCGCAAGACGGATGGAATATTGTTCAATGGTCTCCTCTCCCGTTGTCGGGATAATGACCAAAACCACTTGGCTTCCTTTACGTTTTTCGAAATTCTTTAGTTTATCTTCTAAACTAGAAACTTCTTCTCCGCTTAACGTCGACGTCAGGTCGGTGACCCTATGCGTCAATTTGGGAATGGGGACTTGGTCCGCAAAAATCCCGGAACAAAATAGGATAATCGGAAGAAAGAGTAGCCTTCTCATTTGGGATCCGAGTTTTAAAATTGGACTTGAGGAGGTTTCGAAATTTCCTTCTCGTTCTCCACGCTGAAATTCGGTTTTACGTCATAGCCGAAAATTTTAGCTGTGATCACGTTCGGAAACGTCCTGACGGTGATATTGTATTCTTGGACTGCAGTGATGTATCGGTTTCTGGCAACAGCGATCCGATTTTCAGTTCCTTCTAATTGCGCTTGTAGCCCGATAAAACTTTTATCCGATTTAAGGTCCGGATATTTTTCCACCACAACCATCAACCTCGATAGTGCCGAGGTCATTTGTCCTTGCGCCTGGTTGAATTTCGCAAACAGTTCAGGATTATTTAATATTTCAGGTGTAGCTTGGACGGAACCCACGCTAGCCCTGGCCCTGGTCACCTCGATCAGTACCTCTTTTTCTTGAGCGGCGTAACCTTTGACGGTATTGACTAGGTTCGGGATTAGGTCGGCCCTTCTCTGGTACATATTAATTACTTCCGACCAGGCGGCTTTTACCTGTTCGTCTTGGACTTGGATCGTATTATAACCGCATGAATTTGTGAAAAACAAGATCAGACCGGTAAAACCGATCAAAAAACCTTTGCGGATCCGAAAAAAATCGCCTTGGGACATTCCTACCTCCGACCTGCGGAATTCTGTAAGGAAAACGTCCCTTGGCAATCGGTTTTTTCTAAGAACATTTAAGTTTTATGCCGCCTCTTTTGGGAAATTTTCGTGTTTTTCCAGTGCTCTTTTGCGGATTTCTTCGATGAGTTTGTCTGCGAGCATTTCGGCTAGAGCGGATATTTTTTCTTGGTTGATCGAGTTTCTATAGTCGGTTTTCATTGGCGCCTCCTTGTGGTCCGAATATAAAAATACATGGACCCCCGGACAAATCGGCCGGGCAGAAAACAAAAAACCGGGAAAATTCCCCGACTGCCTCTACCGATAAATAGAAAAATGGCAAGGGCCGCCCTGGACGAATGGAATTGGATTATAAGACCCGACTCGAGGAAATCGAGAAGGTAGACGGTTATTTTCGTAGGTCCCCGGAAGGGATTTGGTCCTACGAACTGGATTCTCCCTTAGACACCACTCTTCCGATTGAGGAGCAGTGCAGGCTGATCTATGAAAATGCAAGACTCACGCACTGTAACGATACCATGGCAAGGATTTACGGGTATCATAATGCGGAAGAGATCAAAGGTGTTCTATTAAAAGATATCGTTAGACCGACTAACAAGATGAATATGTTCGGTATTAACGATTTTATTCGTTCCGGCTATAAGATACACGATAGCGAATCGGAAGAGATAGATCTAAGAGGAAAACGTAAGTATTTTTTAAGCAGCGCATTAGGGGTTGTGGAGAAGGGGCACTTACTTAGAGCTTGGGGTGTGCTGAAGGACATTACCGCTATTCGGGCTGCCGAATCCAGACTGAAGAGGACAATCGCTTTAGAAAGTCTACTCACTCAGCTCTCCCGATATTTTTTAAGTGTAGAACCCGGAAACACTACGGAAGCGGTGAATCACGCGTTAGGTGAGCTTGGAAAATTTTGCGGAGCGGACAGGGCATTTTTATTTTTATACACCCATGCGGGTCTAACCATCTCTAATACGAACGAGTGGTGCGCGGACGGGATTGAACATAGGATCCATCTATTACAAAATCTTCCTATAGAAACGTTTCCTAAATCGGATTACGAAACCATCAGTAATAAGGGCCATATCGTTTATGATTCTTTGGATAATGTGCCTTCTACCCATGCTTCCTTACGAAATCTTTTGGAAAGACGGGGGACTCGTTCTTTGGTAGTGGTAGGTCTTTCATCCCGAGACGAGGAGCTCGGTTTTATCGGATTCGATTCGGTAAAAGGCCAAAAACTTTGGACGGAAGAAGATATTTATATTCTGAGATTAGTGGGTGACCTGATCGTTCTTGCTTTCGATAGACAAAAAAGAGAATCGGATCTGAACGATTTTTATGAAAGAATGAATCACGATCTGGAATTGGCGCGTCTTACACAAAGATCCTTGGTCTCCAGAGAGTTTCCTAGTTCTCCTTTTTATAAAATGGATAGTTATTTTCGTCCTTTCGAAAAAGTGGGAGGAGATATCATAACGTATATCCAACATGAGACCGGTGTATTGGATATTTTATTCGGAGATGTATCCGGTCATGGGATCTCCTCCGCTATGGTTTCCGGAATGGCGGTACTTTCTTTCAGGCACCATGCTAAGGCCGGTCTTTCCCCCGCGGAAGGTATACAACAATTCGTGAAAGATCTAAAACCTATGGTGGTGGAACATCATATCGCCGCCGTTTGGGCCAGATTTTTCCCTTTGGAGAAGAAGTTGGTATACTCGTATGCGGGCCATCCGCCTATCGTTTTGTTTAGAGGAGAAGAAAAGATCGAACTAAAAGGTATGAATCTTCCGCTTCTGATCTTCGATTCGATAGAATATTTTAACGAATCCGTTAAATTACAAAAAAATGATAGGATCGTTTTTTATTCCGACGGAATGTACGAAGTATTCAATGCGGAAGGTAGAATATTGGATCTGCCGGGATTCCAAGACATTTTACTCCAACATAGGGATCTCGGAAATTTAGACGAATATTTAGATCAGGTTGTCTCCGAGGTATTCCAATTTTCGGAAGGTGTGTTCGGTGACGATATGGCGATGCTCGTGATCGATATTAACGGGTAAGATCTGCAGTTTATTATCTATAGCTAAATTCTATTTCTTACTCTAAAACTTTTTTCTTTCTTCCTAATAAAAAAACTCCGGATAGAACGATGAACGTTCCGACAACGTTTTCCCAGGTGATGATCTCTCCTAAAAGGATCGCGGCTAAAAATAATGTAAATACAGGACCGACACTTCCAGCGATGGAAGCTTTATTGGAGCCTATTCTTTGGATACCTGCAGTCGTTAAGAAAGCGGGAACCACGGTAGTCAAAAATCCCAACGCGAATCCGTAACCGTAGATCTGCCATGGTTGGTCTATTAGGATTCTGTAATTCTTAGTGAAAAAGAAATGAATCAGCACAAAAACTCCGGACCAGATCATTAAAAGAGCCGTAAATTTCCGTGAGCCCAGTTTAGGGATCA is from Leptospira sp. WS58.C1 and encodes:
- a CDS encoding TauD/TfdA family dioxygenase, with product MKTNTVSRSGKSAIKKVSPNKTKPKGLGRVERSFFPGRELPRIYGPGDTNALEPGFLPAWVSKNKKSVEADLLEYGAILFRGFRISSAQEFEDVALSLDKNLKTDYLGTSPRNKVTQFVHTASELPPHYPIMQHAEMSFLDKPPRKLMFFCAVAPKEHGETPIADLRKIYEDMDPDLIKKFETKGVKYIRKYDGPSASRYNLWKTKRWDEMFSTKEKKQVEKIAAQQRFQVEWLPEDGLKLTNKQVAVRKHPIAKTKAWHNHSQVFHQDAARLEYAKILKQQGTIRSAILAGVLYVLTFLKKMLVEPKDQDTNVVFGDDSEISVSEIGKVSRTFWKHLSIFSWQKGDILLIDNYSVSHGRLPFSGPREILVTWTD
- a CDS encoding aldo/keto reductase: MNVSLSKEGPVFSRLVYGCWRIHTDPKGAGTDRILEKIEVCIQSGIDTFDHADLYGEYENEERFGTALKIRPDIKEKIKIVTKAGIQLPGPNRHGITIKHYDTSANYLVHSAENSLRKLNVDKIDLLLIHRPDPLMDADEIAKAFSSLKESGKVLYFGVSNFTPFQFSLLQSRLDFPLVTNQVEFHPFHTDPLVNGVFDQAQELRIKPMIWSPTAGGRVFRPKREQETVLYNTLEDLAKKKDTSPDAVLFAWYLFHPANLVPVLGTNDPDRIRSAAKSVHLRLEKEEWFRILEAGTGKRVP
- a CDS encoding jacalin-like lectin, whose protein sequence is MKIEQGKKGLPLLVGILWFLFNCNGEKMVHTESLLGLIQKPDQTKTSASYSDLAVIDTVNGTGNFSVLTYNVAGLLEPFSSSNPSENTPYMGPLMTPFDLVVVQEDFNYHASLYANDVHPHRSATSGGMGIGDGLNTLSYFPFSDFQRVDWNACNGTDCLTPKGFTLARHKVAPGVFIDVYNLHTNASTGEADLAARRSNILQILNFIGTNSAGNAVIVLGDTNTRYTRSGDNIREFINQGFTDVWIQMIRGGSYPTQGGDALTDCEGHRTSAGCEVVDKILYRGNSYISLSPSSYLVEDARFVHPVTGVPLSDHYAISSTFNYSLLQNLSFSDAFGGPHGTAFNDVDSLPSSPSASKISLRSGSRVDAVSLQLTNGTVLSHGGTGGSLQTLTLGTGEYLDQVKLCSGQKNGHTRIFYAQFRTNLARFLTGGSNTSSCVTYSAPNGWGIVGFHGRSGSEVDKLGVIFAPIP
- a CDS encoding DUF4349 domain-containing protein, with protein sequence MFRFLTSILIVSFFFVCKAENSKKQSEELSDVRSGSVSAPMPSADEQPMQEAEKKISGRAGEREESPEDQIKTFATPKIGSLKIGRLLEYKVDLNFETKDFIAARKFLLELSGKYGFVQSENLRNWGGDTEPSMTAVIHVKSSDLYQVLMELEKLGTLTSENIQVEDHTENYTLEQIHSRREKIRIARRTELGARSTPKNAAEIDEMLGQSEDSADSAEFEKWKILDRVNWAKISIHLYGPKKPKAVEVPSFGDAFIDLASLGLKLLLYLIYILPLGLVVFGIFYLVKYVKNRLK
- a CDS encoding SufE family protein; translation: MPTLEEAQKEIIAEFSEAADWEERYQMLIEIGDELPILSPELKTEDRLVPGCQSRVWVVPEEKEGKLFIQADSDSAITKGMIALLLRVFSGRTREEIKSASLEFLKEIGLDKHLSMSRRNGLYSMVNKIRSF
- a CDS encoding TPM domain-containing protein; this encodes MSRYPSLTERLIRNIFAGFLDLFRIGNGPLSGFTLLRKYFSPKDLKEITSAVSDSEKTHRGELKVAIETKISPFQVFSGKTARDRAVEMFSFLKVWDTEENTGILIYILLSEKKIVTLADRGIYKRIGQEKLNSISSKIGEGFKSGAPKDAILVGIKELTGELAKHFPARKKNPNEIPNEPYIS
- a CDS encoding TPM domain-containing protein is translated as MRRLLFLPIILFCSGIFADQVPIPKLTHRVTDLTSTLSGEEVSSLEDKLKNFEKRKGSQVVLVIIPTTGEETIEQYSIRLAENWKIGRKGIADGVIFLIAKDDRKMRFEIGRGLEGAIPDVISKRIQLEYVRPLFKEGKYFEGIDQGIDKILGLIDGEPLPEPSSTSYESSSATEDDYFGLYIGALVVIGIVVGFLFKKLFSLLQAGVATYLGYWVGGLLGFSLEIMLPLLVIFFILLCIIYIAAKNPGSGGGGWSGGSWSSYSSSDSGWSSSSSGDSFSGGGGDFSGGGSSSDW
- a CDS encoding LemA family protein; its protein translation is MSQGDFFRIRKGFLIGFTGLILFFTNSCGYNTIQVQDEQVKAAWSEVINMYQRRADLIPNLVNTVKGYAAQEKEVLIEVTRARASVGSVQATPEILNNPELFAKFNQAQGQMTSALSRLMVVVEKYPDLKSDKSFIGLQAQLEGTENRIAVARNRYITAVQEYNITVRTFPNVITAKIFGYDVKPNFSVENEKEISKPPQVQF
- a CDS encoding GAF domain-containing SpoIIE family protein phosphatase, which translates into the protein MELDYKTRLEEIEKVDGYFRRSPEGIWSYELDSPLDTTLPIEEQCRLIYENARLTHCNDTMARIYGYHNAEEIKGVLLKDIVRPTNKMNMFGINDFIRSGYKIHDSESEEIDLRGKRKYFLSSALGVVEKGHLLRAWGVLKDITAIRAAESRLKRTIALESLLTQLSRYFLSVEPGNTTEAVNHALGELGKFCGADRAFLFLYTHAGLTISNTNEWCADGIEHRIHLLQNLPIETFPKSDYETISNKGHIVYDSLDNVPSTHASLRNLLERRGTRSLVVVGLSSRDEELGFIGFDSVKGQKLWTEEDIYILRLVGDLIVLAFDRQKRESDLNDFYERMNHDLELARLTQRSLVSREFPSSPFYKMDSYFRPFEKVGGDIITYIQHETGVLDILFGDVSGHGISSAMVSGMAVLSFRHHAKAGLSPAEGIQQFVKDLKPMVVEHHIAAVWARFFPLEKKLVYSYAGHPPIVLFRGEEKIELKGMNLPLLIFDSIEYFNESVKLQKNDRIVFYSDGMYEVFNAEGRILDLPGFQDILLQHRDLGNLDEYLDQVVSEVFQFSEGVFGDDMAMLVIDING